The segment GGGATGAGGCGCTGCAACAGGCCATTACCAATAATCCGGTTACATCGGGTAACTTCAGTATGTCTTACATCACGGTAAATACCACTTTTAGTAAGCCAAGGGCTGACGATTCATCTCCTGTTTTCGATCAGTTCAAGGATAATCGCATCGTCATATCCAAGCGATTGGCCGATGAGTATCCTGGCTACTTGTTGAGCGATGATCAGGGATTTGCACAAGGGTATGGAAGAACGCAGCAGGACGTGTTGATACCTGCTTTCCTTGCAGCTTATGGCGTTTACACACCCGAAAAGATAGAGCAGAGTCCCTTCCCGAAAATTCCACTACCAAACTGGAGGATTAATTACGATGGTTTGGGCAAGATCCCGTTCATTAAGAATTTTGCGCGGAACGTGACCCTTGGGCATGCTTATCGCTCCACCTATAGCGTAAGCAGCTTTACTACCAACTTAGGGTTCTCTCCGTTGGTGGAAGGCGAGAGTTTGCCGAATTCGCGCGATAGTTCCGGCAACTTCATTCCGCAGCTTCAGATCGGAAACATCACCATCAGCGAGCAATTCAGTCCTTTGGTCAGCCTCGATTTCAACTTCAAGAATTCGATGACTGCCAAGTTTGAAGTGAAAACCAGTCGAAATCTTTCGTTCAATTTCTCGAACGATCAGCTTACAGAGGTAACCAGCGAAGAGTACATCGTTGGGGCCGGATATACCTTCAAAAACGTTCCTTTCCCGATCAAATTCGGAAAGAGCCAGAAGCGGATCAAGTCGGATATGAATCTGCGGATCGATTTCTCGCTTCGCGATAACCGAACGATGATCCGTAAGATGGAAGAAGGGATCAATCAGGCAACGTCTGGACAAAAACTCATCAGTATAAAGGTCAATGCCGATTACGTCATCAACCAGCGCTTTAACATCCGATTGTTCTACGATGCGGCCATCAACACGCCCGTTGTTTCTTCATCGTTCCCAACGCAAAATCATGCCGCTGGTTTGAGCTTAAGATTTACATTGGCTGAATGATAGCTGCATTGCCGAAAAACATATTTTTGGCCGACATTAATTAAACGCCTTATAAAATGAATATCCCACAGAATCTCCGTTACACAAAAGAACACGAATGGGTCAGCCTTGATGGCGATGTGGCCACGGTTGGCATCACCGATTTTGCACAAGGTGAGTTGGGCGATATTGTGTACGTAGAGATTGAAACGGAGACAGAAACACTGGCTGCGGACGAAGTTTTCGGAACGGTAGAAGCAGTGAAAACGGTATCAGACCTTTTCATGCCTGTTTCTGGAGAAGTGATAGAAGTGAACAGCGGATTGGATGCTGATCCGGAATCAGTGAACCGCGATCCGTATGGTGCCGGATGGATGATCAAGATTCAACTATCTGACGTGGCACAATATGATGCACTTCTTTCTGCTGATGATTACGCAGCGCTGATAGGAGCCTGATCAGACTCATGTCGCAGACCTTTAGAATAGTATTGGCTGTCCTGTGGACGGCCTTTATTATTTATGGGCTTACCGCAGCGCCAAGCGAACATCCTAGGTTCCCTTGGTTGGCGTTGGAAGGGATGGACAAATTGATCCATGTGCTGCTTTTTGCTGTTGAGGCTAGCCTAGTTGCACTTGCGTTAAGCAATGAGAATGCGAACAGAACGGTGATTCTTGCCTTGCTCTGGTGTTCTATTTTAGGCGGCAGTTTAGAATTACTTCAACATTATTTCGTTGAAGGACGTTCAGGTGATGTGTTCGATCTGCTTGCTGACATGATCGGAAGCGTGCTTGCCATCGGAATAAAAAGCATTTTTGAAAAAAGATAATGCCCTTTGTGGAATAGAATAAAAACCTGCATCTAAACCTTTGAAAAGCAATTGTTGAGTTTGCCTCAATAATTTTAAATTTACCGACCCATAAAATAACTTGGTATGGAGATTAAAAAGAATCCTGAAGTTGACCTGGAGAAAATGCGCTCGCTGTTTCTCGCTGCAGGTTATGTTGTAGCATTGGCCGTTGTGCTTACTGCTTTTGAGTGGAAGACCTTTGATGCGTCTGCCGCTGACCTAGGCCAATTGGTTGTCGATGATGTCGAAGAAGAGATCATTCCGATAACGGAAATGGACAATTTGCCACCACCCCCACCACCGCCACCGCCACCAGCTCCAGAAATCGAGATTGTGGAAGATGACGTTGAGATTGAAGACGAGGTCGAGATCATGGATGTGGAGGCCGATCAGGAAACCGTTATTGAAGAAGTGGAGCCTGTAGAGGAAGAATCGAACGAGCCAGATTTCTTTACCATCGTGGAAGACATGCCTTCTTTCCCAGGCGGTGATGCTGCTTTGCTCAAATTTATTGCCGAGCACGTAGAGTATCCACCGATTGCGAAAGAGAACGGTATTACGGGTGTGGTTTACGTAAGCTACATTGTAGACAAAGATGGTTCTGTTAAGGATGTGAAAGTTGTGCGTGGTGCCGACCCATTCTTAGACAAGGAAGCCGTACGTGTTGTAAAGACACTGAAAGGCTACAAGCCAGGAAAGCAACGTGGTAAGCCAGTTCCGGTTCAGTTCACCATTCCTATTCGGTTCGTGCTGAACTAATAGTAGAAATACATTGAGTATGAATCCCGATCGGCAATTGCTGATCGGGATTTTTTTTGTGCAATAACTAGAATGTCATCGCGTTGAACCAAAAAAGCAACGCGCATGGTGTAACCGTACTTAACCTTTTAATCCTGTTAAAATGAAAAGTTCGAATTCACCATTGGAAAAGAAGCGGCCATTGCTATTTGCGGCCGGTCTCATGTTTGCCGTTTCAATCACCCTTGTCTCGTTTGAGTGGCGCACGCCTTATAAAGTGCCTTACATCCCCGAGGACATCGGTGGAACAGGCGAACTTCCCTACGAGCTCCCTGATATTACCACTCGAGATGATGAAGACGAGATCAAGAAGCCCGAACCACCAAAATTGGAGGTGAAGACCGATCAGATAGAGATCGTAGAGAAGGATATTGTCGATAATGACGAACCGGATGAGCCCTTCATTCCTGAAGTGATGGATGATCTACCAAAAGGAGATGGTGATGCACCAGAACCTGATGCGGACGAGCCTGATTTCTTCACCATTGTAGAAGATATGCCCAGTTATCCGGGTGGCGACCCAGCGCTTTTAAAGTATATAGGCGAACATGTGGTTTACCCAGCCTTAGCCATCGAAAACAACATTACGGGAGCCGTTTGGGTGAGCTACATTGTAGGAAAGAACGGTAAAGTAAGAGATGTGGAGCTCGTTCGCGGGGTACATCCCTCGTTAGACAAAGAAGCCCTGCGCGTAGTGAAATCCATTGATGGATACACGGCCGGTATGCAACGCGGAAAGGCCGTTCCGGTCAAGTTTACTATTCCTATCCGATTCGAATTGAAGTAAGCTATTTCCATCGCGGAAAGAAGGATCCCGAGCTCTACCAGAGAGCTCGGGATTTTTTTATGCAATAATCCAAGAGAGGCACACGTTGGGGTATAAACGCAGCGCGCAGATGGTAAAACCTTACCTAATCCTTTAATCCCACCAAAAATGAAAAGCTCAAAAGCACCTTTGGAGAAGAAAAGGCCGTTGCTGCTCGCTGCCGGTCTCATGTTTGCCCTGTCAGTAACCCTCGTTTCCTTCGAATGGAGAACACCGTATGTCTTGCCTATAATCGATACTGGTATATCTAGCGGAGATGACGAAACGGTCTGGATTCCGATAACGCTGCAAGAACCTACGGCCAAGGTTGAGAAGCCTGCCTTGCCAAAGGCCGATCCCATTCCGCAGCCCGTAGAGATTACTGAAAAACCCGTAACCGAAGAAGGGAAAGAAGAGCCAAAGCTTACGAATGAAATGATTGTTGAGAATCCAAACATTGGAATTCGGACACCAGATAAAGAGGTCGTGGAACCAGTGGTGGTTGAATGGGCACCCGTGATGCCTGAGTATTGCACAGGCGAAGAGGATATGATGAAGTTCCTTGGCGAAAACCTGACCTATCCACGTATTCCGTTGGACAATGGGGTATCTGGGGTGGTGATTGTGGAGTTTGTGGTAGACAAGAACGGGAATGCACGCGATGCCAAGGTTGTCCGTTCTGTAGACCCATGGTTGGATGCCGAAGCTTTGCGTGTTGCGAAGATGCTCGAGTGCTTTCATCCAGGAATGCAAGGCGGCCAGAAGCTGAATGTGTACCTGCGCCTGCCCATCCGCTTCTCCCTTGCGCCATAGGTGGTTGCCTAACCGCGTTATGTAATACTTTTGTCCCAAGCCATTCACCTTGCGCTTGGGACTTTTTTTAGCATTTGTCATATTGATCCTTTCTGCTGTTCCTAGCCTTGGCCAAGAGCAGTACAACCTACCGTTCAATCAAGAGCAGTACACGGAATTTGAGGGCTTTGTGAATGAAAAGGGTTCGGAATTCCATTCGGGGCTACGGCCTTTTCGCGTTAAGCAGATGAATCAATCCTGTCCGTACGACTCCATTCAATGGCAGAACTTCCACAAGGGCAAATTTTCGAGGACCTTTGTAGGTAAGAAGCTCTTTCGGGTGAGTATGCTGAGGGTCGATTCGGCCAAGTATCAACTTTATGTCGATCCGGTGTTCAATCTCGAATTAGGGATGGATGCCGTAAGCAAGGAGCGACTGACCGTGAATACCAAGGGACTGAACTTCAGAGGAAGTATCGGCAGATCGCTCTCATTCAGCACCACTTTTTGGGAAAATCAGGCCACGTATCTGCCTTATCTCAACACATGGATAGATAAGAATCAGGTGGTGCCCGGGGAGGGGCGCATCAAGGATTTTCAGTTTGACAATGCCTTGTATCGCTTTCTGGGTGTGAAGGTAAAGGGCTTCGACTTTTCGATGGCTTCGGGCCATGTGTCGTATTCGCCCGTAAAGGCCGTGAACTTTCAGTTGGGCAACGACCGCTTTTTCATTGGTGAGGGCTATCGTTCGATGTTGCTGTCTGATGCGGCCTACAACTATCCCTATTTTAAAGTGAGTACCAACGTTTGGAAGATCCAGTACGATTTCATTTTCACGCAGCTGCAGGATACGCGGCTCTTCTCCACCTTCGAGTCGGGGTTTAAGAAGAAGTGGGCTTCATTCCATTACCTGAGTGTGAATGTGGGCAAGCGCCTGCAAGTAGGTCTGTTTGAAGGAGTCGTTTTTAAGAGCGATAGTGTGGGCAATGGCGGTTTCAATTGGAATTATTTCAATCCCATTACGCTGTTCCGATCGGTGCAGTATGCCTACGACCATTCGGGGAATAACGCCTTGGCAGGTTTGAACGTGAAGTTCATTCCTTTTAAGCAGGCCGCCTTTTATGGGCAATTGGCCATGGACGACCTGGACTTCACTAAACTGGGAAAGAAGGGCTACATGGGGCAGAAGTTGGGTTGGCAGCTTGGCTTTAAGATCTACAATGCCTTTGGGGTGCGCAATCTGTTCGGTAGGTTGGAGTACAACGCAGCCCGGCCATACACCTACGCCACCAATTCATCCCTTACCAGCTACACGCACTACAATCAGCCCTTGGCGCATCCCTTGGGCGCCAATTTCCACGAGTTTGTGGGCGAATTGGGCTACCGCTGGCACGATATGCGTTTCAGTTATCGCGTAAGTGTGGCCTCTGTGGGGCGCGATTCGGTGGGCAGGAACTACGGGAACGATGTGTTCCTGTCGGATGTGCAAGCAGTGAACGGAGCGGGCTCCTACGGCAACTCCATCGGGCAGGGCGTGAAGACCACGCTCATCTATCAGAAGGTGGAATTGGCCTATGTGATGAATCGGGCTTCGAACTTGCAGATCTTGATCGGCTTGAACCATCGTCTGTCCAAGAACGATTACAGCAAGGAGCAGAACGCCTATGTGTATTTTGGCATACGAACCATGATAAGAAACATCTATCATGATTTTTAGACAGCTGACGGTCATAACGTTTGTGGCGCTGCTGCCATTGCTGGGTTTTGCGCAGCGATTGGTGGTTCCGCATTCTTATTTGCTGGAGACCTACCTGCAAGAAGATGCAATGGGAAGCGGGTCGCCTTATTTCCACGGCAACATTCAGCCTTGGGTGCTGGGGCAGGAGCTGGAAGATGCGCGTGAGGCCAAGTTGCAAAGCTTCGAGCATCGCGATAGCTCTTCGTTGCATCGCTTCTCGCAAGGTCATTTCTTCGATTACAGTAAAAAGTGGTTCGGGCTGCAGCTAGACCCGATCTACCACAGTGTGGCGCGCTACGGAACAGCCTCTGGGTTTACCAGCGAACTGATCGGTGGCCTGCGCGGTAATGTTTATCTCGGCAAGAACTTCTTGGGGCACTTTTCCTTGCGTGGTGGGGCTTTCCGCCCAGTGGCGCACATGGCGGCTTACATGGCTGTGAATAATGTCGACCCCGGACAGGGAAGCTTTAAGAATACGGGCTACTTCAACACCTTCTTCGACCCAAGTGGTTACCTCTCGTATTCGCCTTCCAAGCATTTTAATGTGCAGGCCGGGTACGATAAGC is part of the Flavobacteriales bacterium genome and harbors:
- the gcvH gene encoding glycine cleavage system protein GcvH, yielding MNIPQNLRYTKEHEWVSLDGDVATVGITDFAQGELGDIVYVEIETETETLAADEVFGTVEAVKTVSDLFMPVSGEVIEVNSGLDADPESVNRDPYGAGWMIKIQLSDVAQYDALLSADDYAALIGA
- a CDS encoding VanZ family protein: MSQTFRIVLAVLWTAFIIYGLTAAPSEHPRFPWLALEGMDKLIHVLLFAVEASLVALALSNENANRTVILALLWCSILGGSLELLQHYFVEGRSGDVFDLLADMIGSVLAIGIKSIFEKR
- a CDS encoding energy transducer TonB, translating into MEIKKNPEVDLEKMRSLFLAAGYVVALAVVLTAFEWKTFDASAADLGQLVVDDVEEEIIPITEMDNLPPPPPPPPPPAPEIEIVEDDVEIEDEVEIMDVEADQETVIEEVEPVEEESNEPDFFTIVEDMPSFPGGDAALLKFIAEHVEYPPIAKENGITGVVYVSYIVDKDGSVKDVKVVRGADPFLDKEAVRVVKTLKGYKPGKQRGKPVPVQFTIPIRFVLN
- a CDS encoding TonB family protein produces the protein MKSSNSPLEKKRPLLFAAGLMFAVSITLVSFEWRTPYKVPYIPEDIGGTGELPYELPDITTRDDEDEIKKPEPPKLEVKTDQIEIVEKDIVDNDEPDEPFIPEVMDDLPKGDGDAPEPDADEPDFFTIVEDMPSYPGGDPALLKYIGEHVVYPALAIENNITGAVWVSYIVGKNGKVRDVELVRGVHPSLDKEALRVVKSIDGYTAGMQRGKAVPVKFTIPIRFELK
- a CDS encoding TonB family protein codes for the protein MKSSKAPLEKKRPLLLAAGLMFALSVTLVSFEWRTPYVLPIIDTGISSGDDETVWIPITLQEPTAKVEKPALPKADPIPQPVEITEKPVTEEGKEEPKLTNEMIVENPNIGIRTPDKEVVEPVVVEWAPVMPEYCTGEEDMMKFLGENLTYPRIPLDNGVSGVVIVEFVVDKNGNARDAKVVRSVDPWLDAEALRVAKMLECFHPGMQGGQKLNVYLRLPIRFSLAP